The Nitrososphaerales archaeon DNA window AAACCATCCGAACCAGAGGATGGCAGCCCCCAGGATGACGAATGGGACGTTGTTTGGTCGCACCTCGTGCGCCTGATCGACGCCCTTCCGCCTCCCCACGACGAGCGCAGCAGCGACTGCCGAGCATGCTGCAGAAAGGTGAACAACGAGACCACCCGCGAAGTCGATTACTCCGAGGTTCCTCAGCCACCCTCCGGAGCCCCAGACCCAGTGCGCGATGGGCGAGTAGATCAGAGTGACCCAGAGGACGATGAATAGAAGGAGGGCCTTGAAGCGGATTCGCTCAGCGAAGGCCCCGATGATGAGGGCCGGTGTAATGGCCGCGAACTTGAGCTGGAACGCGAAGTACAGGAGCTCTGGGATTGCCGTGGAGTAGGCGGCATTTGCCGCTGCACCCACGTTGTTCAGCCCCGCCTTGGAGAGGTCACCGATCACGCCGTTGAGAGAGGGGGCGAAGGCCTCGCTGTACCCCCAGAGCGCCCAGACAAGACTGACTATCGCGAAGATAGTCATGCATTGGACGATCGTGGACACTAGGTTCTTTCTTCGCACCAAGCCGCCGTAGAAGAACCCAAGAGCTGGAGTCATGAGCATGACGAGGCCCGTGGCCGCGAGGACCCAAGCGATATCTCCTGGGTCCACTACGCACGGCCGCCCAGAGTTGAGACATCTACCACGGCGTTTCCGATGCCGAGCAGAGCTTCTCCTGCACCAGCGCGAGAGCTCACGTCGCCCCGCTGAGCTGACGTACTAATAACGCTAAGTGCTTACGCGTTAGGTCCCCAGCACGCGGGCGCCGCCGTCATGACGACGGCGATGCTCGCACTAACAAGTTGAATGTCATGCACACGCCGGTATCTTGGATCCAAACCCTTGACGCTGACAAGGGTGGGAAAGCGTAGACTCGGACCCTTGGCCTGGGTTACGATTCACTTGCTGCATGAACTTCGCACCGCCAAGCGGTGACGAATCATGAGCTCAAGCGCGGGGCGACCCTAGCGAAGCTGGATTGGGAAGCTTCAGGCTGACTGGCTTGAACCTCTTGCGCCACTCGACAGCGACTCCTTTGCGCTCTGACCCTGGCTGGTAGCTGGGAAAGGAGCCTTACACGTTGAGCCGAAATCCCACGAAGCCCGCCGAACCGGATGCACCGTGTTGCGAATCTAGGATGTTTTTAGCGGATATTTTTCCTCAAGCATCTTGTAGAATCCATCTCCGCAGAACCAGGGAAAATTCGGCAACCCGACGACCTTGATTCTTTCGTCGATGACTATCGATGGCACAGCCGTGATGCCAAACTTCTTCACCAAACGGGAATTCCTCCTGTCGCCTACATCGATTACCTTCGCCTTGCAGTCTTTGCACTTTCCGAGTTCGACTGTGTCCACTGCGGCCTGGCATAAAGTGCAACCGCCCGAGAATATCTTAATCCTATGTCGCATCAAACATCGCTTTGACCTGAGAGCGTTCGAACTGCCCTTTAAACCCCCGAGTTCAGGTCTTCCAATCAGTCCTTCCTACTCCGTGCAGCAACTCAGTTTCCCCACATCCTTGTAGAAGGACTGGGCGGCCAGTTTAATCGCTTCGGAGAGGGTTGGAAAGACATGAACGGTGTCAATGATGTCGACTATTGTCAGCTTGAACTTTACCGCCAGTACGCCTTCGTGGATAAGGTCGGCAGCGTGTGGGGCCAGGATGTGCAATCCCACCACGCGCTTTGTCTTGCTGTCAGCTACGAGTTTTATCAGCCCCCTAGTGTCCCCGATAATGTGCGCCTTCGGAACCAAATCCAAGGGGAGTACGCCGCAGGCGCACCTGATTCCCTTTCCGTTGGCTTCGGCGTCTGTCAGCCCCACGCTGGCCGCCTCGGGGGTCGTGAACACCGCACGAGGGCCCTCGTCAAAGTCTATTCTTTTCTTGCCGTTCCCGAAGGCATTGTTCACTGCGACCGCACCCTCCTTCGCCGCGACTGTCTCGAGCATCGGTTCGCCGATGACGTCGCCCGCGGCCCACACATGAGCCGCAGAAGTCTGCATCTCTTCGTTCACCTTGACGAAGCCCTCTGCATCGAGCTCCACGCCGGCTTTCTGCGCATCGAGATAGTCGGTATTCGGAGCCCTGCCGGACGCGAACAGCAGCTGGTCGGCGCGGAATTCCTTCTCATGACCGTTGACCGTACAGCGGACGATTCGCGTTTCTCCTCTCTGGGCCACCTCTTTGAGGCTGACTCTAGTCTGTATGTCGATGCCCTCATCTTGCAGGTATCCCCTAAGCGCGCACGAGATCTCGGGCTCGTGCTCGGGCAATATTCGCTCGCTCCGCTGGAGGATCGTCACCTTCGTCCCGAAATGGGAGTACATCTGCGCGAATTCGAGCCCCAGAGCCCTGCCACCCACCACGACCATCGACTCTGGGAGCTCCTTGAGGCTCAATGCCTCTTCGTTAGTCAGGTAGTCTACTCCCTCAGTGCCCTTCACTGGGACTACCTTGGCCTTCGCACCTGTGGCTATCAGGAACTTCTTCGCTCTGAGCGTCTTGTCACCTGCCTTCACCTCGTTTCCAGAGACAAAACACCCCCGCTCGGCCACGTATTCGACGTTATGTAGTCCCCTGAGGACGTCGGCGTACTTCTCCTTCCTGAACTTTCTAACGAGCGCATCCTTTTCCGCGATTGCTCTCTCGAAGTCCAGCTTGGTTCTGCCATACTCGATGGCGCGAAAGGAGGACCGAGCCTGTTCGTGGAAGGCGTTTCCGACTGTAATCAAGTTCTTGCTCGGTATGCAGCCGACGTTGACGCAAGTACCTCCGATCGTAGCCCCCCGGGTCGCACTTCCGCCTACCATCGCCGTTTGGACGCCGAGCTCATCTGCCTTTATCGCGGCTGCAAACGCGGCTGAGCCCTGCCCCAGGATTACGAGCTCGTAATTGTTCATGAAGACTACCTCTCCAGCGCATCGCAGGTGAGGAGGTTGCTTGCGTACTTCTTCAGATGCTCGTCAACGATTTCCAGCAGGGGAAGCATTGTTTGCTCGTTGATTGAGTATATTCTTGACTTGCCTTCTCGACTCGCGGTAACCAATCCGCAGAACTCGAGACATCTGAGGTTGTGCGAAACGTGCGTCTGTTCCAGACCGAGCTTGCTGCAGATCTGAGTGACGTTCATCCCGC harbors:
- a CDS encoding ammonium transporter, giving the protein MDPGDIAWVLAATGLVMLMTPALGFFYGGLVRRKNLVSTIVQCMTIFAIVSLVWALWGYSEAFAPSLNGVIGDLSKAGLNNVGAAANAAYSTAIPELLYFAFQLKFAAITPALIIGAFAERIRFKALLLFIVLWVTLIYSPIAHWVWGSGGWLRNLGVIDFAGGLVVHLSAACSAVAAALVVGRRKGVDQAHEVRPNNVPFVILGAAILWFGWFGFNAGSALAANEIAVQALVNTNLAAAAGAVSWMLVDWSRKGKPSAVGIAVGAVCGLVAITPAAGYVAALPAIIIGLVVGVVSNGVASWRARTTLDDSLDVFAAHGAGSIWGVLATGIFASAAINASGPNGAIFGNPYQLALEAFAIVVVAAFSFVGSYLLLRVINFITPVRVTAEEEEEGLDESQHGEEAYAQ
- a CDS encoding thioredoxin family protein, with translation MRHRIKIFSGGCTLCQAAVDTVELGKCKDCKAKVIDVGDRRNSRLVKKFGITAVPSIVIDERIKVVGLPNFPWFCGDGFYKMLEEKYPLKTS
- the merA gene encoding mercury(II) reductase, which codes for MNNYELVILGQGSAAFAAAIKADELGVQTAMVGGSATRGATIGGTCVNVGCIPSKNLITVGNAFHEQARSSFRAIEYGRTKLDFERAIAEKDALVRKFRKEKYADVLRGLHNVEYVAERGCFVSGNEVKAGDKTLRAKKFLIATGAKAKVVPVKGTEGVDYLTNEEALSLKELPESMVVVGGRALGLEFAQMYSHFGTKVTILQRSERILPEHEPEISCALRGYLQDEGIDIQTRVSLKEVAQRGETRIVRCTVNGHEKEFRADQLLFASGRAPNTDYLDAQKAGVELDAEGFVKVNEEMQTSAAHVWAAGDVIGEPMLETVAAKEGAVAVNNAFGNGKKRIDFDEGPRAVFTTPEAASVGLTDAEANGKGIRCACGVLPLDLVPKAHIIGDTRGLIKLVADSKTKRVVGLHILAPHAADLIHEGVLAVKFKLTIVDIIDTVHVFPTLSEAIKLAAQSFYKDVGKLSCCTE
- a CDS encoding metalloregulator ArsR/SmtB family transcription factor codes for the protein MTLETLTPKPHALFFQALANPSRMRILNLLRERGGMNVTQICSKLGLEQTHVSHNLRCLEFCGLVTASREGKSRIYSINEQTMLPLLEIVDEHLKKYASNLLTCDALER